A stretch of Rhodoferax potami DNA encodes these proteins:
- a CDS encoding ABC transporter substrate-binding protein → MTLAPPPSALRRALLLSAAVSVSTAMAQTGPTTNARVLKVAAPWEIGSLDPSKTGYIFTRLEVTETLVDVDASGQLAPGLAVRWAVSPDQKTWRFALRPGAVFHDGSPVTPEAVVRSLQRALAQPGILKNTPVQRIAAVNGEVQIELKQAFTALPAFLAHNSTQVLAPASFAADNSVQAVVGSGPYKVVRVNAPQKLETAAFEGWTGKRPAVQRVEYLATGRGETRGMLAESGQADLVFTHDAVAIERLKRNPRLQFHTLPIPRTLYLKVNAAHPLLKDIKVRQAISLAIDRPGIAQAILREPKAAATQLFSPGMAEWHVPGLQPLVRDPGRARQLLQEAGWVAGADGLLRKDGRPFKLTLRTFSDRPEQPPMATAIQAQLREVGLDVAVAIMNASDIPAGHQDGSLELALVARNYALVPDPIGSLLQDFSPQGGDWGAMGWQSAQVTSALESLSTTNDPARRSRLRGALSTVLQAELPLIPVAWYQHTATHSKRVGNVSIDPLERSYRISHITWGL, encoded by the coding sequence ATGACACTTGCACCCCCTCCATCCGCCCTGCGCCGCGCCCTGCTCTTGAGCGCGGCCGTATCCGTCTCCACGGCCATGGCCCAGACCGGTCCCACGACCAACGCCCGTGTACTCAAAGTCGCCGCCCCCTGGGAAATCGGCAGCCTGGACCCGTCCAAAACCGGCTACATCTTCACCCGCCTCGAAGTCACCGAAACCCTGGTCGATGTGGATGCCAGCGGCCAACTTGCGCCCGGCTTGGCTGTGCGCTGGGCGGTATCGCCCGACCAAAAAACCTGGCGCTTTGCCCTGCGCCCGGGCGCGGTGTTTCATGACGGCAGCCCGGTCACCCCGGAGGCGGTGGTGCGCAGCCTGCAGCGGGCACTGGCGCAACCGGGCATTCTGAAAAACACCCCGGTTCAACGGATTGCCGCAGTCAACGGTGAAGTGCAGATCGAGCTCAAACAAGCCTTCACCGCCCTGCCGGCTTTTCTGGCCCACAACAGCACCCAAGTGCTGGCCCCCGCTTCGTTTGCGGCAGACAACAGCGTACAGGCAGTGGTGGGCTCAGGGCCCTATAAGGTCGTGCGGGTCAATGCCCCGCAGAAGCTGGAGACGGCTGCCTTTGAGGGCTGGACCGGCAAGCGCCCTGCAGTGCAGCGCGTGGAATACCTGGCTACCGGCCGGGGCGAAACCCGGGGCATGCTGGCCGAGAGCGGTCAGGCGGACCTGGTGTTCACCCACGACGCCGTCGCCATCGAGCGGCTCAAGCGCAACCCCCGGCTGCAGTTCCACACCCTGCCGATTCCGCGCACCCTGTACCTCAAGGTCAATGCCGCGCACCCGCTGCTCAAGGACATCAAAGTGCGCCAGGCCATCAGCCTCGCGATTGACCGGCCCGGCATCGCGCAGGCGATTCTGCGGGAGCCCAAAGCCGCGGCCACCCAGCTTTTCAGCCCCGGCATGGCCGAGTGGCATGTGCCGGGTTTGCAGCCGCTGGTGCGCGACCCCGGCCGTGCCCGCCAGCTGCTGCAAGAAGCCGGCTGGGTTGCCGGCGCAGACGGCCTGCTGCGCAAAGACGGCCGCCCCTTCAAGCTGACCTTGCGCACCTTTTCAGACCGCCCCGAGCAGCCGCCCATGGCCACTGCCATTCAGGCGCAACTGCGGGAGGTCGGGCTGGACGTGGCGGTCGCCATCATGAACGCCAGTGACATTCCCGCCGGCCATCAAGACGGCTCGCTGGAGCTGGCCCTGGTCGCCCGCAACTACGCGCTGGTACCTGACCCGATCGGCAGCTTGCTGCAAGACTTCAGCCCCCAAGGCGGTGACTGGGGCGCCATGGGCTGGCAGAGCGCGCAAGTCACCAGCGCACTCGAGAGCCTGAGCACCACCAACGACCCGGCCCGCCGCTCCCGCTTGCGCGGCGCACTGTCCACCGTATTGCAGGCAGAGCTACCGCTGATTCCGGTGGCGTGGTACCAGCACACTGCCACCCACAGCAAACGGGTGGGCAACGTGAGCATCGACCCGCTGGAGCGCAGCTACCGCATCAGCCACATCACCTGGGGGCTATGA
- a CDS encoding metal ABC transporter substrate-binding protein yields MTLLDTFPLTALPRRFLLASVTAFALLGSHAHASERLPVTASFSILGDLVRVVGGDRVAVTTLVGANEDAHVFEAKPSDAKMLLASKLVVLNGLGFEPWAGKLLKSSGYKGETVTAAKGVKARAMQEEKGHGAHAGHTHEEMDPHAWQNPNNVALYVRNIAAGLAKVDAAGAATYQANAEAYVKELQSLDAWAQAQIATIPADKRKVITSHDAFGYFAAQYGVKFLAPQGVNTEAEPSAKQVAQLIKQIQREKIRAVFVENMSNPKLIAQLSKDAGATLGASLYADALSTADQPGATYLQMMRHNVTQLVTGMKRN; encoded by the coding sequence ATGACCTTGCTCGACACCTTCCCATTGACCGCCCTGCCGCGCCGCTTTCTACTGGCCAGCGTCACTGCTTTCGCTTTGCTGGGCAGCCACGCGCATGCTTCCGAGAGGCTCCCGGTGACCGCGAGCTTCAGCATCCTGGGCGATCTGGTGCGGGTGGTGGGCGGCGACCGGGTGGCAGTGACCACGCTGGTGGGCGCCAATGAAGACGCCCATGTCTTTGAAGCCAAGCCCTCGGACGCCAAAATGCTGCTCGCCTCCAAGCTGGTAGTGCTCAACGGTCTGGGTTTTGAGCCATGGGCGGGCAAGCTGCTCAAGTCTTCGGGCTACAAAGGCGAGACTGTGACCGCTGCCAAGGGCGTGAAAGCCCGCGCCATGCAAGAAGAAAAAGGCCATGGCGCCCACGCCGGCCACACGCATGAAGAAATGGATCCCCACGCTTGGCAAAACCCCAACAACGTGGCGCTGTACGTGCGCAACATTGCAGCCGGTTTGGCCAAAGTGGACGCCGCAGGTGCTGCTACCTACCAGGCCAACGCCGAGGCCTATGTCAAAGAGCTGCAGTCGCTGGACGCCTGGGCCCAAGCGCAAATTGCCACCATCCCCGCCGATAAACGCAAGGTGATTACCTCGCACGATGCGTTTGGCTACTTTGCCGCGCAATACGGCGTGAAGTTTCTGGCCCCGCAAGGCGTGAACACCGAGGCCGAGCCCAGCGCCAAGCAAGTGGCGCAGCTGATCAAGCAAATCCAGCGCGAAAAAATTCGCGCGGTATTTGTGGAAAACATGAGCAACCCCAAGCTCATCGCCCAGCTCAGCAAAGACGCCGGCGCCACCTTAGGCGCCAGCCTGTATGCCGACGCCCTGTCCACCGCCGACCAGCCCGGCGCCACCTACTTGCAAATGATGCGCCACAACGTCACGCAGCTGGTGACCGGCATGAAGCGCAACTGA
- a CDS encoding metal ABC transporter permease, with product MDLLLGPMWEALISPFSEFAFMRRALVATLALSLSAAPLGVFLTLRRMSLLGDALSHAVLPGVAIGFMVSGLSLTAMALGGVLAGMVVAGLAGAVSRFTTLKEDASLAAIYLVALALGVTLIAGHGTQLDLLHILFGSALGVDNSGLLLVAGVATVSVLALALMYRGLVLETFDPVFMAAHRSGVPPWVWQQGFLMLVVLNLVAGFQTLGTLMAVGLMMLPAVSARLWHDTLPAQLINASLQAALAGVAGLLMSYHFDTPSGPTIIGCAGALYAASLLLAPGGWLPRWWVTTHRVA from the coding sequence ATGGACTTGTTGCTGGGCCCGATGTGGGAGGCCTTGATTTCCCCTTTTTCCGAATTCGCCTTCATGCGCCGCGCGCTGGTGGCGACGCTGGCGCTGTCACTAAGCGCCGCGCCCTTGGGCGTGTTTTTGACCTTGCGCCGCATGAGCCTCTTGGGCGACGCGCTCAGCCACGCGGTGCTGCCCGGTGTGGCCATCGGCTTCATGGTCAGTGGCCTGTCGCTCACCGCCATGGCGCTGGGTGGCGTGCTGGCGGGCATGGTGGTGGCAGGGCTTGCCGGTGCGGTCAGCCGCTTTACCACCTTGAAGGAAGACGCTAGCCTCGCCGCCATCTATCTGGTGGCACTTGCCCTTGGGGTGACGCTGATTGCGGGCCATGGCACCCAGCTCGACTTGCTGCACATTTTATTCGGCAGTGCACTGGGCGTGGACAACAGTGGCCTGCTGCTGGTGGCGGGTGTGGCCACTGTCAGTGTGCTGGCCTTGGCGCTGATGTACCGCGGGCTGGTGCTGGAGACCTTTGACCCGGTGTTCATGGCGGCCCACCGCAGTGGGGTGCCGCCCTGGGTGTGGCAACAGGGTTTTTTGATGCTGGTGGTGCTCAATCTGGTCGCCGGCTTTCAGACCCTGGGCACGCTCATGGCCGTGGGCTTGATGATGCTGCCCGCCGTGAGTGCCCGCCTCTGGCACGACACCCTGCCCGCGCAACTCATCAATGCCAGCCTGCAAGCGGCGCTGGCCGGCGTGGCCGGGCTGCTGATGTCGTACCACTTTGACACGCCTTCGGGCCCCACCATCATCGGCTGCGCGGGGGCGCTCTATGCCGCCTCCCTCTTGCTCGCGCCCGGCGGCTGGCTGCCGCGCTGGTGGGTCACCACCCACCGCGTGGCTTGA
- the aztA gene encoding zinc ABC transporter ATP-binding protein AztA → MSAPTHAPDHAPDNTRLAGAAAIELHNLTVSYRRHPALHHVSGHFALGSLTAVIGPNGAGKSTLLKSLAGLVKTEPHGHITRAPGLRLAYLPQHSELDRSFPLNVRDCVLMGLWTQTGAFGSATPAMLARVDAALEAVGLQGFERRPVGTLSSGQLQRTLFARLLVQDADLILLDEPFNAVDSKTTAGLLTLVQQWHRQGRTVVAVLHDDAQVQEHFPQTLLLARECIAWGATGDVLTDANLQRARAMAEAWDETAAICDIDGEVNGLDFDTLLARRLATTPTAP, encoded by the coding sequence ATGAGCGCACCTACCCACGCGCCTGACCACGCGCCTGACAACACGCGGTTGGCCGGCGCTGCGGCCATCGAACTGCACAACCTCACCGTGAGCTACCGCCGCCACCCGGCTCTGCACCATGTGAGTGGTCACTTTGCGCTCGGCTCCCTCACTGCGGTGATCGGACCCAACGGTGCCGGCAAAAGCACCCTGCTCAAAAGCCTGGCCGGGCTGGTCAAGACCGAGCCACACGGGCACATCACCCGCGCACCGGGCTTGCGCCTGGCCTACCTGCCCCAGCACAGCGAGCTGGACCGCAGCTTCCCGCTGAATGTGCGCGACTGCGTGCTGATGGGCCTGTGGACGCAGACCGGTGCCTTTGGCAGCGCCACACCGGCCATGCTGGCGCGGGTGGATGCGGCGCTGGAAGCGGTGGGCCTGCAAGGCTTTGAGCGCCGCCCGGTGGGCACGCTCTCCAGCGGACAGTTGCAGCGCACCCTGTTTGCGCGCCTGCTGGTGCAGGACGCCGACCTGATTCTGCTGGACGAACCCTTCAACGCGGTGGATAGCAAAACCACCGCCGGTCTGCTGACATTGGTGCAACAGTGGCACCGCCAAGGCCGCACCGTGGTGGCCGTGCTGCACGACGACGCGCAGGTGCAGGAGCACTTTCCCCAAACCCTGTTGCTGGCACGCGAGTGCATCGCCTGGGGTGCCACAGGCGATGTGCTGACAGACGCCAACCTGCAGCGCGCCCGCGCCATGGCAGAGGCTTGGGACGAGACGGCCGCCATCTGCGACATCGACGGCGAAGTCAACGGCTTGGACTTCGACACTTTGCTGGCCCGGCGACTGGCCACCACCCCCACCGCCCCTTAA
- a CDS encoding Fur family transcriptional regulator: MASVQPPVTPVLEGDNPIDALLSAHGLRRTAAARRVLGWLLAHPETSYTHAQLQESLAGDHAEPLDRVTLYRLIDRLTQVGLLLCRVDSQRVRRYQAMPASVHATPHFECQTCHRDSPLAGALHAVDLEKAAQTAIESLRALGYTDMHLDFAVRGVCADCATGTVPGGMANAGPAA; this comes from the coding sequence ATGGCTTCAGTCCAACCCCCCGTGACCCCGGTGCTCGAGGGTGACAACCCGATCGACGCACTGCTCTCCGCCCACGGTCTGCGCCGTACGGCGGCTGCGCGCCGCGTCCTGGGCTGGTTGTTGGCTCACCCCGAGACCAGTTACACCCACGCGCAGTTGCAGGAGTCTTTGGCGGGCGACCACGCTGAGCCGCTGGACCGCGTCACCCTCTACCGCCTGATCGACCGCCTGACCCAAGTGGGCCTGCTCTTGTGCCGGGTGGACAGCCAACGGGTGCGTCGCTACCAGGCCATGCCTGCCAGCGTGCACGCCACCCCCCACTTTGAGTGCCAGACCTGCCACCGCGACAGTCCGTTGGCCGGCGCCTTGCACGCGGTGGACCTGGAAAAGGCGGCGCAAACTGCCATCGAATCCTTGCGCGCACTGGGTTACACCGACATGCACCTCGACTTTGCAGTGCGCGGCGTCTGCGCAGATTGCGCCACAGGCACCGTGCCCGGCGGCATGGCCAACGCAGGTCCGGCGGCATGA
- a CDS encoding ABC transporter ATP-binding protein → MIQTRGLCYRYPGGGELRFPDVDVPHGAVLLLSGPSGSGKSTWLALVAALVAPSAGTLHVADQAMGDLRGATADAWRAAHIGFLPQKLHLSAALTVQQNLAMAQWAAGRAEDKARIHATLQALGVAELAGRLPNQLSGGQAQRVALARAVLLKPRVVLADEPTASLDDDAAAQAVQLLHTTAQQHGATLVIATHDARVASLLSAPEAGGWGQIGFSRLSLAREQLSKS, encoded by the coding sequence ATGATCCAAACACGGGGCCTCTGCTACCGCTACCCCGGTGGCGGTGAGCTGCGTTTTCCGGATGTAGATGTGCCCCACGGCGCAGTGCTGCTGCTCAGCGGTCCGTCGGGCAGTGGCAAGTCCACCTGGCTGGCCCTGGTGGCTGCGCTGGTAGCGCCTTCGGCAGGCACGCTGCATGTGGCAGACCAAGCCATGGGCGACTTGCGCGGTGCCACGGCAGATGCCTGGCGGGCGGCCCACATCGGCTTTTTGCCGCAAAAGCTGCATTTGAGCGCAGCGCTCACGGTGCAGCAAAACCTGGCCATGGCCCAATGGGCGGCCGGTCGGGCGGAGGACAAGGCCCGCATCCACGCCACCCTGCAGGCCTTGGGCGTGGCCGAGTTGGCTGGCCGCTTGCCCAATCAGCTGTCTGGCGGGCAAGCACAGCGGGTCGCCCTGGCTCGCGCGGTGTTGCTCAAACCCCGCGTGGTGCTGGCCGACGAGCCCACCGCCAGCCTGGATGACGATGCCGCCGCCCAAGCGGTGCAGCTCTTGCACACCACGGCGCAGCAGCACGGCGCCACCTTGGTGATTGCCACCCACGATGCGAGGGTGGCCAGCCTGCTTTCAGCGCCGGAGGCCGGTGGTTGGGGTCAAATCGGCTTCTCGCGCTTGTCTTTGGCGCGCGAGCAGCTATCAAAATCATAG
- a CDS encoding ABC transporter permease, with the protein MTTLFFAWRYLWSRPLGAALNLLLLSLGLASITFLLLVGAQLSKAFERDLAGIDVVVGAKGSPMQLILSGVLHLDVPPGNVPIKAVQELARNPLVEQVIPISLGDNFGGYRIVGTSLDYPAHYEAQLTQGRLWTAPMEAVLGAAAAKAMGIQVGQTFVGTHGLGAGGHPHGDSAYTVVGILAPGGSVLDRLILTDTASVWKVHEDYTAVDDDDRRVMEDEREITMALIRYSTPMAAVSFPRFVNSTTDMQAAAPALEITRLLSMLGLGTDVLRAFAGVLLLTAGLSVFIALWSAVRERRTDLALLRMLGAPPAKVAALLLCEALWLGLLAAVLGVLLGQGFAQALALFLSLDHSLLIGGMVWPAGLWVVPALALVVSLASALLPTVAAYRVSVLRLLQSH; encoded by the coding sequence ATGACGACACTTTTCTTTGCGTGGCGCTACCTGTGGTCCCGGCCTTTGGGGGCGGCTCTCAATCTCTTGCTGCTCAGTCTGGGGCTGGCATCCATCACGTTTTTGCTGCTGGTAGGGGCACAGCTCAGCAAAGCCTTTGAGCGCGATTTGGCGGGTATTGATGTGGTGGTGGGTGCCAAGGGCAGCCCGATGCAGCTCATCCTCTCCGGGGTCTTGCACCTCGATGTGCCACCCGGCAATGTGCCGATCAAGGCGGTGCAGGAGTTGGCCCGCAACCCGCTGGTGGAGCAAGTGATCCCGATCAGCCTGGGCGACAACTTCGGCGGCTACCGGATCGTGGGCACCTCGCTCGACTATCCGGCCCACTATGAAGCCCAGCTCACCCAAGGCCGCTTGTGGACCGCGCCCATGGAGGCAGTGCTGGGTGCCGCGGCCGCTAAAGCCATGGGCATTCAGGTGGGGCAGACTTTTGTGGGCACGCACGGTCTGGGCGCCGGCGGGCATCCGCATGGCGACAGTGCTTACACCGTAGTCGGCATTCTGGCGCCCGGCGGCAGCGTGCTGGACCGGTTGATCCTGACCGACACCGCCTCCGTCTGGAAGGTGCATGAGGACTACACCGCCGTGGACGATGACGACCGCCGCGTCATGGAAGACGAGCGCGAGATCACCATGGCCCTGATTCGCTACAGCACACCCATGGCGGCAGTGAGCTTTCCGCGCTTTGTGAACAGCACAACCGATATGCAGGCCGCTGCCCCGGCGCTGGAGATCACGCGTTTGCTGAGCATGTTGGGCTTGGGTACCGATGTGTTGCGCGCCTTTGCCGGGGTGCTGCTGCTGACCGCGGGCCTGAGCGTGTTTATTGCGCTGTGGAGTGCGGTGCGCGAGCGGCGCACCGACCTTGCCTTGCTGCGCATGCTGGGTGCACCGCCTGCCAAAGTGGCTGCCTTGCTGTTGTGCGAGGCCTTGTGGCTGGGCTTGCTCGCAGCGGTGCTGGGTGTGTTGCTGGGCCAGGGTTTTGCGCAGGCGCTGGCTTTGTTTTTGAGCCTGGACCATTCGCTGCTGATCGGCGGCATGGTGTGGCCGGCCGGTTTGTGGGTGGTGCCTGCACTGGCCTTGGTGGTGTCTTTGGCCTCGGCTTTGCTACCCACGGTGGCAGCCTACCGGGTGAGCGTGTTGCGTCTGCTGCAGAGCCACTGA
- a CDS encoding AEC family transporter: MPLDNPVLSSLLPVVLLILVGYLSGRFNVIRQEAVRDLSNLVFLVLIQALLFRTMCAVDVAHLDFSALSIYLATAAGLFFVLLVAQGGSSRAAVLALSGIFSNTATIGIPLIGLAYGKEALVVLFTLISMHSLVLLTMTTVVLELCSAREQAHAGHTRSGHLRTIGLAVRNAIFHPVPMPIIAGLLFAQTGWVLPEVVDRPLQLLANAFSPVALVLMGVTLAKTSIGQHLRAALVISSIKNLLHPLLMTLLGYAAGLRGITLTVLVMTAALPIGANVFLFAQRYQKAEELVTASVVVSTVMALFTVSLVMYLLPLWVG; encoded by the coding sequence ATGCCACTCGACAACCCCGTACTCTCTTCCCTGCTGCCGGTCGTCCTGCTGATTTTGGTGGGCTACCTGAGTGGCAGATTCAATGTCATCCGCCAGGAGGCAGTGCGCGACCTGAGCAATCTGGTCTTTTTGGTACTGATCCAGGCGCTGCTGTTTCGCACCATGTGCGCTGTGGATGTGGCGCATCTCGACTTCAGCGCCCTGTCGATCTACCTCGCTACCGCGGCCGGTTTGTTTTTTGTGCTGCTGGTGGCGCAGGGCGGTAGCAGTCGCGCGGCGGTGCTGGCGCTCTCCGGCATTTTCAGCAATACCGCCACGATTGGTATTCCGCTCATTGGCCTGGCTTATGGCAAAGAGGCGTTGGTGGTGCTGTTCACCCTGATCTCGATGCACTCACTGGTGCTGCTGACCATGACCACGGTGGTGCTGGAGCTGTGCAGCGCCCGCGAGCAAGCCCATGCGGGGCACACCCGGAGCGGCCACTTGCGCACCATCGGCCTGGCGGTGCGCAACGCCATCTTTCACCCGGTGCCCATGCCCATCATTGCCGGCTTGTTGTTTGCGCAAACCGGCTGGGTGCTGCCCGAGGTGGTAGACCGCCCGCTGCAACTGCTGGCCAATGCGTTCAGCCCGGTGGCGCTGGTGCTGATGGGGGTGACACTGGCCAAAACGTCCATTGGCCAGCACCTGCGGGCAGCGCTCGTGATCTCCAGCATCAAGAACCTGCTGCACCCCTTGCTGATGACTTTGTTGGGTTATGCCGCCGGCCTGCGCGGTATCACCCTGACGGTGCTGGTGATGACCGCCGCCTTGCCGATCGGCGCCAACGTGTTTTTGTTTGCCCAGCGCTACCAAAAGGCGGAAGAGTTGGTCACCGCCAGCGTGGTGGTGTCCACCGTGATGGCGCTGTTTACCGTGTCACTGGTGATGTACCTGCTGCCCTTGTGGGTTGGCTGA
- a CDS encoding VanZ family protein codes for MTLNRVRVFWKVAFWALVVLTTVMSLMPNEQVPSSLVFWDKAQHTLGFAALALLGLLAYPLAVPRVLAGLLLFGAGIECAQALTGWRQGDWMDWLADAVGIALGTAAVAVWAHLRCRSLFAGNSET; via the coding sequence GTGACGTTGAATCGAGTCCGTGTATTCTGGAAAGTCGCCTTCTGGGCCCTGGTGGTCTTGACGACTGTCATGTCCCTGATGCCCAACGAGCAGGTGCCCTCGAGCCTGGTGTTTTGGGACAAGGCGCAGCACACCCTGGGTTTCGCAGCACTCGCGTTGCTCGGCTTGCTGGCCTACCCTTTGGCTGTGCCGCGTGTGCTGGCAGGTTTGTTGCTGTTCGGTGCTGGCATTGAATGCGCACAGGCTTTGACCGGTTGGCGCCAGGGCGACTGGATGGACTGGCTGGCTGATGCCGTTGGCATTGCCCTGGGGACCGCTGCCGTGGCGGTGTGGGCGCACTTGCGCTGCCGGTCACTTTTTGCAGGAAATTCCGAGACATGA